The Sorex araneus isolate mSorAra2 chromosome 5, mSorAra2.pri, whole genome shotgun sequence genome has a segment encoding these proteins:
- the GLO1 gene encoding lactoylglutathione lyase isoform X2, which translates to MLRIKDPKKSLDFYTRVLGMTLLQKLDFPTMKFSLYFLAYEDKNDIPKDKDEKLAWVFSRKATLELTHNWGTEDDESQSYHNGNSDPRGFGHIGIAVPDVHGACKRFEELGVKFVKKPDDGKMKGLAFVQDPDGYWIEILNPNKMVNIV; encoded by the exons ATGCTACGGATTAAGGACCCTAAGAAGTCTCTAGATTTTTATACCAGAGTTCTGGGCATGAC gCTTCTCCAAAAATTAGATTTTCCCACTATGAAATTTTCACTCTACTTCTTGGCTTATGAGGATAAAAATGACATCCCAAAagataaagatgaaaaattaGCATGGGTATTCTCCAGAAAAGCCACGCTCGAACTGACACA CAATTGGGGCACTGAAGATGATGAGAGCCAGAGTTACCACAATGGCAATTCAGACCCTCGAGGATTTG GTCACATTGGAATTGCTGTTCCTGATGTCCACGGTGCTTGTAAAAGATTCGAGGAGCTGGGAGTCAAATTTGTGAAGAAACCTGATGATG GCAAAATGAAAGGCCTTGCATTTGTTCAAGATCCTGATGGCTACTGGATCGAAATCTTGAATCCTAACAAAATGGTCAATATTGTTTAG